GCAGGGCCGGGATCAGAAGGAGTTTGCTTCACGGACCATTTTGCGGTATTTGGCGAAGATCGGCGCTTTGGCGATGAAGCCGTGGAAGATGCCGTTTTCATCGCAGACCGGCAGGTATTTCAGATTGTATTTCTCGAAATTCGCCATTGCCTTCGAGAGATCGTCGTCGGGTGAAACCGCGCCGGCGGGCGACTCCATCAGGTCGATGACCAGCAGGAGCCCGTATACCTTCGGATTCAGCATGACGCTCAGCACTTTTTCGAGGTGGACCACGCCGAGCAGCTTGCCGCCGTCGTCCAGCACCGGGAAAATCTCTTCCGGCGTTCCCTCCACGAGATTGATGAGCTTCTCAAGCGGCTGGTCGATTTTGAGGACGTGGTAATTCCGGTTCAGGCAGAGCCGGACCGGCAGGGCGCGGAGCATGGTCCGGTCGCGGTCATCGTCGAGCAGGTTGTTTTCGACCAGCGCCTTGCGGTAGATCGAATTCGGTTCGAAAATGCGGGCCAGCAGGAACGAAACGGCCGAGACGATCATCAGCGGCACGAGCAGGATGTAGCCGCCGGTCACTTCGGCGATGAGAAAGATTCCGGTCAGCGGCGCCCGCATGACCGCGGTGAATACGCCGCACATGCCGACCGCCGTGAAGTTGCACTCCTGCAGCTCGAAAAGTCCGGTCAGATTGACCAGGCGCGCGAAACCGAAGCCTGTGAAGGCGCCGATGAACATCGACGGCGCGAAGATGCCGCCGTCGCCGCCGGAATCGACCGTCAGGACCGAAACGACCACTTTCAGCAGCAGGACCGCGATAAAGACGATGATCAGAATCATCGTCTCCGACGGAAGCATCGACAGAAGCGGAGAATTGCTGGCGATTTCGGAGAGATTTCCCGCGAAAAGTTTTTCGATGTAAAGATATCCCTGTCCGCGCAGGGTCGGGAACAGGAAGAGCAGCACGCACAGAAGCCCGCCGCCGGCGAACAGCCGGTGCCAGGCGGAACGGAAGCGGGATTTGAGCTTGTCCGCCGTGAAATAGGCGCATTTGATGACATAGACTCCGACCAGTGCGCAGATCAGCCCGAGGAGGAAGTAACACGGCACGGCGTCGGTTCTCCACGGTTCGGTGATGAATTCGAAATGGTTGCCCCGGGCGATCATGCGCGAAACCACCGCCGCCACGGCGCTCGACATCATCATCGGAACCAGCGCCGAAACGCTGAATTCCGGCAGCAGTACCTCGGCTGCGAAGAGAACACCGGTGATCGGACTGTCGAAGATGGCGGAGATGGCGGCCGCCGCCCCGCAGCCGAGCAGCAGGCTGCGGCGGGAACGGTTCACGTTGAGGAAACCTGCACTGTTCGCCCCGATTGCGGCGCCGGTCAGCACGCTCGGCGCTTCGAGACCGGCCGAACCGCCGAAGCCGACGGAGAATGCGCTCGAAAGCATATGGCTGACCATCTCAAGCGCCGGGATGTTGGTCCGTTTGCGCGACAGGCTCAGGATCAGCGGACTCAGGCTCTTGGCGTAGCGCGGGCCGCCGAGGAAGCGCTGCACGAGAAAGCTTGCGAAGAGGCCGAGCATCGGCAGGCAGAGCAGCAGCGCCAGCCAGACGTACTCATGCAGCTCATGCGGCTCGGTGAGCCAGATGCCGAACTGCTCGAATTTGGTCACGAGCATGTGAAGCCCGGCGGCGGCGACTGCGGCCGCGGCGCCGATGAGGATCGACAGGACCACGAGAAAACTCCGTTCCCCCCAGCGGGTCTGCCAGAAACGCGCCGCCCGCAGAATGATCCTGCGGTGAATGCGCAGAAAATACCGCGTGAGTTTTACCCGTATCTTCAACGAAATTCCTTTGTGAAATCAGTCGCAAAATGATCCGATTAATATACAGCCGGACCCGGCCGAATGCAACAGCGGCCCGGAAGATATGCGGAAAAATGAAAGCCGGCCGGAAACTTCCGGCCGGCTGCACATGACTGAAATCGGTCCTGTGCCGGGATTACCAGCGTTCGCCGCCGCCGAAACCGCCGCCGCGGCGTTCGCCGCCGAAGCCGCCGGTGCGCGGGCGTTCTTCACGCGGACGCGCTTCGTTGACGACAGCCTTGCGTCCGCCGAGGTCCTGGCCGTTCAGGGCTTCGATCGCCTGACGCGCTTCGGCGTCGTTCGGCATTTCGACGAAACCGAACCCCTTGGAGCGGTTGGTTTCACGATCGGTGACGATACGGGCGGTGGCGACATCGCCGAACGCGGCGAAGGTCTCCTTGAGTTCGTCACGATCGATGCTGTACGGCAGGTTACCAACGTAGATGTTCATCCTTCTCTTCTTCCTTTCTCTACAGGTTTTCCCTCTCCGGCTTTCCCGGAACAATTTTTTTCGCATCTCCCCGGATGTAAGTTGTCATTGTTGTTTCATCCGCGCCGCGGACGCCGAACCGTTGGAGTGATGCGAGGTAGAGCAGTCGGAAGTCGCGGCCTGGATGGATGGCTCCGGATCCTGCTTACATAAGGAGGGGGAACCGGCCTGAAATGTCAAAATCAGAAACTCGTGCGATACTTTGATCCAATCCGCGAAAAATTTGTAACTTGCGTATTTCCTGTAATAATTATACCAAAAAAGATGCGTTATGTCAATAGCCGGAGCAAAAAAAATTGAAAAAAAACGAAGCGGAAGGTAAATCGGGTGCTCCGCAAAAACAAAATCATGCACAAACCGGGATGTCCGTGCATGAGGAAACTGGCGCGGATTTATGATGATCCGATATTTTTATTTTTCCGGCCTGAGTTCGAGCGCGTTCAGGAAACGCACCGTGGCGTCGTCGGTCGGCGCGGAGAATGAAAGCTCGAGGCTGCCGCCCTTCACCTCCACCGGGAACTCCAGCGTCACCGGCGCGTCGAAGTCGCCCCTCTGCGCTTCGTAAAGATCGAAGTCCTTCAGCAGAACCTTGTCTCCGGCGCGCATCGTGAACCGGAAGACGCCGGGCTTGAATTTCGGCGCATAGCCGACCTTGAGCCAGAGTTTCAGCCGGTACTTTCCGTCCGGCAGCTCGAAACGGTAGCCGTCGATGTCGTAAGCTTCGCTCTGGAACAGCTTCGGGTCCGGCGTGCCGTGCACCTTCTCGATGTCACGGACGACGTTGTTGTAGCTGCCGGTGTAGCCGTAACGCGCATCGCGGGCAAACTTGCGGTCCGGGAAGAACAGCGTGCCGTCCGCCGCACGGTAGAATTCGTAGCCGCCGCAGTTGACCGCGAAATGGTTCTCCTTCAACATCCGGCTCTGGATCGAGAGGTTCTCGAGATTCCGGTGTTTGCCGCCGAGCTGGTTCATGGCGCGCGAAAAAGCGAGCCGGTGGAGTTCGGCGTAGCGTTTCCCGCTCTCCGCCGCTTTCATCGCCGCGAGCGTTCCGCGTTCCGCGCCGCAGTCGATGCCGAGTTTTTCAAGCGCGTCGGCTGTCGCATCGAGCGAGGCGATCCGCTGCCGGTAGAAGGCTTCGAATTCAGCCGGAACCGTTACGGCAAGCCCGGTGAACTTTACCTCTCCGGGCACAAGGAAGCTTCTGAGTTCGAACGGCTTCAGGGTGACCGGAAAGACGGCCTCCTCTCCGGTCGAAAGGTCGACGGCTCCAGCCGGCGCGGGGGAGGGGGCCGCCGTGACCGGCTGCCACACCATGCTGACCAGGTAGAAATAGGTGCCGTTATCCGTCGGCAGGTAACGCAGCGTGACCGGGTCGTCCGCGCCCGGCACGCTGCGGAACGGCAGTTTCGGCAGCGCCGAATAGGCGCGGACGAATTCGCGCGTCTCGGCCTCGCGCCCGAGCGTGCCGAGCGGCTGGGCGCCGATGACCATGCGCTGCGAATCGGCCGCCGCCAGGTTGAAGGCGAGCTCCTTCAGGAAGAAACGGCCGTGCGGTTTTACGTCGGCGTTCTGGAAGTAGCCGGCGAAATCCGGATCGAGCGGTTTCTCCCAGGTCTCGAAGTAGGCCGGATAGCTGACCGTCATTGCGGCGGCGCCCGGAACGGTGAACGGCCGCATGACCGCCGGATCGTAGAGTCCTTCGTCAAGCGCCGTCTCCGGCTTCCCCCAGTGGAAGTTCCAGCGGTACTGCGTGTTCTGGCGAATCGGCGCAAGCGCGACCCGGTCGAGCGCGGCGAGCGCGGGGAGGTCGAGCCCGTTCTCTTCGTAGAGCTGCCGGCTCATCCCGGCGACGCCGCTCTCCTCGAGCGGCTTGACGAGAAAGATGGATAAATAGAGCGCGAGCTTCGGATTGACCCGGTCGAGCATCGTCCGGATTTCGGCGACGAGGTTCGTGACCTGCTCCGAGCGCCATTTCAGCCATTCGTCCCGTTTTTCACCGGTCAGGAAACGGTAACGTTCGGCGAAACGCCCCTCTCCGGCGCCCGGAACCGCGATTCCGGTATCGGCCGTGAAGCGTCCGGCCGTGTAGTCGTCGTAGCCCTGTTCGAGCGAATTCCAGGCACCGAACTGACAGATCCAGTACTCGAACCCGTCGAAGCCGGGGCGGAGCCCTTCGTTGGCGGCGATCGATTCGAGGTGGGCGAGGAACAGCTTCCGCACGTCGGGATGGACGATGTTGAGTTTCGGCGCATTGCCGCCGAACGGACTCATGACCCGCCGCCCGGCGCTGTCGTGCAGGATCATGCCGCGCCTGTCGTACTCGTCCCAGCGCGCCGGGGCGCGGGAGATGTCCGGCAGATTCGAGTAGTTCACGATGCCGAGCACGCTTTTTCCCCGCCGGTGCATCGCGTCGACCATGTAGGCGAGTTCGGCGTAGCGGAACGGATACATGCCGTTCGACACGTAGCGCTCCTGCGGGTAATAGCTGTAATGATAACGCAGCACCGGGTAGTTCCACGCTTCCTGGCCGGTATAGTCGAGGTAGCCGAGCAGCCGGTCGGTCAGGCGCTGGGTACGGAACGGCGAACTTTTTTCGGCGGCGTCGTCATAATTCAGATTCGTCTCGAAGGTCTGGTCTTCGTCCATATTGCCGAACTGCCGGTGCGGCAGGTTTTCGGGATAGTTGATTTTAAGCTTCGGCAGCTCCCCTTCGATCGGGAGAAGCCGGACCGCCGCGACTGCCGCGGGCATGCCGTTGGCCAGCGTCCGCGCCTCGAAGTGATAGCGCTTCACTCCGGGATAGAACAGGTAGCGGACGCTCTGCATCTTGCCGGAGAGCGGATATTCGTTGCCGGACTGGATTCCGCCCTGCAGCCGGTCGCGGTGCTGCGACTGTTTCGTCTCCGGATACATGTAAAGTCCCATCATGCGCGGTTTGTCGTCCGGCCAGACGATCTCGAGCAGGACCGGCCTGCCGTTGAGGCGGCTTTCGTCGAAGTCGATCGTGAAGGAGAAACGATTCCCCTTCGATGGCGCGGCTTCGAGATACGGCCTGCCGTCGAGAGAGGCGCCCTGCGGTTCTCCGGCTTTCCGCAGCGCGGGATCGGCTGCGTCGCCGAGCTTCTTCTCGTAGAAGGGAGTGCCGGTGACGAGATCCGCGTCGGACGGCGTTTCCGCCGGCGCGTCGGCGTAGCTTTTTACCTCGAACGAACGCTGGACCATGCCGTTCGGCGTTTCAACCAGAACCTTGAGCCGGTAGATTCCGGCCGGCAGTTTGCCGATTGCGAAGTCGAACTTGTCGGCGGCTTTGCCGTCGAAGCTGCGGCGCATGGAACGGACAGTTTCGCCGTTTTCACCGCAGAGCCGGAGTTCGAGCCGGAGCGGCGCCGGGTCGAGCCGGAGCTCGGCCGGTTCCGGGCGCGTATAGGTTCCGGGCGGCGCGATTTCGACGGAGAGAACCGCCTCCTCCTCCGGATTCACGATGGCGTTGTGAAGCAGGAGGTCGAACGGCATGTACTTGCGGTAGTCACGATAGATCTCCTCGTCGGAGACCGGACGCCGGAAGAGCTTGAGTTCGTCGTACGAGGCGTCGGCGTTCTGCCAGGCGCCGGCGGCGGTGCCGACCAGCAGCCGGGTCATGGCCGGGAAATCCGCGTCGTTGATGTAACGCCGGACCTCCTCGGCCGAGGCGTCGTGCGGCCCGAGCGCACGGCCGTTCCAGTAGAAGGTGACGAGTCCGTCGCGGTTCCAGCTGACGGCAACCTGCTGCCAGTCGCCGTCGAACCAGCCGGAACGGCCGCGCTGGCGCATCTCGACCTTGTCCCTGCCGGGACGGCCGATGTCGGCCCGGAGCCACTCCCACTGGAAGAGGTCGAGCAGCCGCTGTCTGCCGCCGTCGTCGGCGATCAGCAGCTGGTAGGTCGGTTTCGGCCTGCCGTAGGTTTCGCCGTCCCATTCGGGACGGACCCAGAACGAGATTGCGCCGTCGCTCCCGGCGAGGCCCGGAATCGGGTAAGAGAGTTCCGGCCGCCCTCCGGCCGGGGAGAAGCGCGCAAAGCTTTCCGTGAAACGGTAGTCGCCGCCTTTGATGTTCAACTCTTTGAGTTCGAGATCGATCCGGTTCGAATAGATGCCGAGTTTTGTGAGCCTGCCGAGCTCGGGGATTGCGACCGGCATGGTTTTTCCGTTCAGCCCGAGCACGAGCTTCGCGCCATTGATCCGGAGCGTGAGCCGGTTCCACGGGGAATCGGCCGCGCCGGGCGGGAGCGGAAGGGATTGCAGGTCAATATGCCTGATTCCTTTTCCTTCCCGTCCGTGCAGCAGGTACCAGCGGCCGGCCGGCCGGGTATAGAGCTTGAGCGTATCGCCGTTTTCTCCCGTGAGGTCGAAGCCCCAGTGGCGGTCGCCCTCCGGCATCGAGGTGCGGCGGAAATCGAGCGAGAGCTCCAGCTCCGGCAGTTCCGGCAGCGCGAGCGAGAGTGCGCTGCTCCGGTCGGCATTCTTGAATTCGATGAAGCCGTCCGCCGCTTTCCAGCCGCCTCCGGCCGTGATGCCGCCCTGCGGCGGTTTGCTGCCGATGAAGACGGCTTCGCCGGAGAGACCGGGCCGGTAGGAGAGGCTGACCGCTTTGTCGGGATGGATCGTATCGCCGTTTGCTTTCTTCGCATCCGGCGTGCCGTCGAACGCGGCGTAAAACACCGGCTGCCCGACCGCCGGTGCGGCGGCCTTCGCCTCGCGCGGCAGGAGTTCGATGTCGTCGAAGGCCGCATCGCGGTTGAATGCATAGAATTCGACCTTCCTGACCGTACCGAGATCGACGCTGCCGGAACCGATCAGCCGCCTGCCGGCATTGAGCTCGAAACGGCCGGGGTCGATATCGAGTTCGAGCGTTGTCCACCGGCCGCCGGAGAAGTCGATGTTTCCCGGCAGGTCCGAATTGGTCTGCGTCTGGCCGCCGAGGCTGATCAGGTGCGTGACGTTCTTTCCGCGGCTGTACAGCCGCAGCGAGTTGCCGTTCTCTCCGAAGAGGATGACGCCCCAGTGAAAGTCGCTTTTCCCCGTCGCCGCCGCCGGGAGTTCACGTACCCGGAAGGTGAGCCGGAACGGCGCGGGCAGTTCCCGGTTCAGCTCGGCGGCGGCCATTTTGCCGCTGCCGAGGAGTTCGAGTGCTCCGTTCCTGACGGCCGAACCGGCCGGGATGCGGAAGACGGAGGAATCCGGCGCCGCATCGAAACCGGCGCGGAACAGCGGTTCGGCCGCCGCGAGCGCGATCGATGCGGAGAAGGCGAGGCAGAGCGGATAAAATTTCATGAGATCACCAGAGGGAAGCGTTGTTGATGAACCAGTGGACGCGGGTATGGGGCTTGTCGCCGTTCGGCAGGTTGTTGAAAGCGTACAGCTCGGTTTCGCGGAAGGCGCGGACGCTGCCGTCGACCATGCCGCAGATGGTTCCCTGTCCGTGTCCGTTGTAGTAGACCGGCGAGGTGGCTGTGCCGTCGCCGAGGCAGCTGCCGTGCGAGGTGGTGTAGCCGTAGGCGAAGAGCGGCCCGGCGTTGCTGAAGCCGACGGCGGGCCAGTCGGTGAAATTTTTACCGGCTGCGATCTTGTTCTCCGCCGCCCGGTTGGCGCAGACGAACATGAACACCTGAGAGGCGTTGCGGATGCTGCCGCTCTTCTTCCAGGTCGGGCATTTGGAGTGCGGCGTATCGACATTGGCGCTGTGGTTCAGAAAGTACGAGAGCGGCGCCTTGGCCCAGGTGTAACGTTCCGGCTTCATCATATCCAGCGGGCAGCGGAAAACCTTGTCGGACTGGGTATAGCGCTGCAGATTCGAGCTCCATGCTCCGCTGTTGAGGCCGGAACGGTTGTCTTCCGGGATCGAACGCGGCCCGACCGTGATGTCGTCGTTGTCGGCGAGATACATCAGATGTCCGTTGCCGATGGTTTTGAGGTTGCCGGTGCAGCCGGCGCTTTTGGCCCGGTCGCGCGCCTGGTTCAGGGCGGGCAGCAGCATCGATGCGAGAATTGCGATGATCGCAATGACGACGAGGAGCTCGATCAGCGTGAACATTTTTCTCATGACAACCTCCCGTTGAATTGTGGTGATCAATGACTGGGCAGAACGATGTCCCATTGCCAGAAAACGCGTTCGCCGGGCGCGGCGACGAGTTCGAATGATGGTTCGACCGAAAAACTGTGTCCGAGACTGTTGTTCTGGTGCCAGAACACGAGCCGGCTGATCGGCCGGTCACAGCGGATGGCCGCCCCCGGAAGCGCGCTGCCGGCGACGAGCCATTTGCCGGAGACCGGCTGTTCCAGGGACATGTCCCGGCTGAACTCTCCCTCGGGAATCGGCAGCGGCAGCGCATTTTCACTGTCGAAATCGGGCGTGTCGGCAAACTTGTACCAGTGGGTCTCGACATCAAGGTACGGCGGTCTGGCCGGGTCCATGTCGAATTCGGATGTCCCGTTCTTTTTGATCGGCTTCTCCTGTGTGCCGAATACGCGGTAGAACGGATGCAGCAGCACCGGGGTGCGGAGCTCCGTTCGGCCGAGATTCACGAGCTCCCCCTCGATCCGGACCCGGTTCTGTCCCGGGAAGCGGATGCGCTTGACCAGCCGGTAACGGCCGGGGGCGTTCTGGCGCATCTGGATGATCCGGCGGTCATGCGTGCCGAAAACGGCGACCTCCCACGGCAGGGGTTTCTGCAGTTCATCGAGGAACACCTGGTCCGGCCGGCGTTTGATTTCCCCGACGCCGATGCGGAGCATGCGGAGCGTCCCATCCGGATTCTCCCCGAGGGGAATCGGCTCTTCGAACTCCTCCGGGAGTCCGAATGCGGCAAAGCCCGGAATCTCCTCGATGATCGTCCAGTCGTGGATCAGGTTCTGCGCGACGGCCTTCGGTTCGAGCCGGGTGAACCAGCCCGCGCCGGAAAAGCGGCAGTTATGCGGTTCCCGCCGGATTTCGGCCGGGTTCAGCATCGCGATATCCGCCTGCGGCGTGCGGAACATGATCTGTTCGCTTTTGCTCCAGGAAGAACGGCATCCCGACAGGGCGGCGAGAAGGAGCCCGCCGAGGATCAAAGTGTTCAGTCTCATCGCATCACCTCCGGTATAGGATAATCTATAACGTTATAGCAATATTATGACGCAAACCGGACGGATTGTCAAGGGTGAAACGGAAAATTCAGCAAAGAATTTATCTCCCGGAACGAAACCGGACGGACGCGGGAGCGTTCCGGCCGCGGCGCGCTATTCCGGCAGTTTCGCACCGGTCCACGGGCAGAATTTCCAGCTGACGTGGGCCGGTTTCCCGTTCGGGCAGCGGCGCGGCACATAGAGCGAATTGAGCGGGAACTCGATCTTCGCCTGGAGCGGCTGGTTGTTTTTGCGCTTCAGATCGACCTGGAGGCCGCCGGGCTGGTAAGGGTCGAGAATCCGTTTGCCGCCGTCGGAGAGGTCGTTGAATACGAAAAACTGCAGATTGTCGCCGAGCGCCCCGACCGAAGCTCCGAGCGCCGGGGCGATGGAGTCGAGCAGGTTCTTCACGTCGCCGGCAATGGTCTTGTGCGGGAACAGCTCATGCTTCTTCCCTTCGGCGTCGACCCGGTGGAATTTCGCCGTCTCCTGCAGATAAACCCGTTCATAGTAGCGGACCGGCCCGACCGGGGAGACGTCGCCCTGAATCACAGCGACCACCGACAGCGTGTTCATGGTTAGTCTGGCCTGCACCTTTTCGATCTGGTTCATCTCGGGATTCTGGCTGATGACCGCATTCCAGTACTCGTTCGGGATGTACCAGACGAAGGCAATATGATCCTTGCTGCGCGAAACGTCGAGCAGCGTCTCCTCGATCAGCTGGTCCAGATCGATCTTCTCCACCGGTTTTTTTTCGAGCGCTCCGAGCGGGAGCGCCAATATCATTGCGGAAAGGACGGCTATATATCGTTTCATACACTCCCCTGCCTTCAGATTAAGTATAGCGCAGGAGCGGGGATTTTTCAAGTCTCCTTTGGGTGATTACCGTTCAAATATCAGCAGAATCAGAGAGAGAGGCGGCAGGTCGGCCAGAATCCGGGATGGCGAAAGCGCCTTCGCTTCGCCGCCGGAGATCCGGTCGAAGCCGGTGAAGCGGCCGCCCGGCACGGTCACTTCCGCCCGTTCCGCCGTCGAGCCGCCGGTCAGGATGACGCCGCACCGCCTGCCGGCTTCGAATACGGCGAAGCCGACCTTCGGATTGTCGCAGCTTGCGCCGACGGTGTCGCGGAAACGCCCGTCGAGGATCAGCGCGCGGTTGCGTTCGCGGAATGCGTTCGCCCGGGTCAGGTACTCCTTGTAATGCGGCGTTTCGTCGATGAGCGCGCGGCAACGGTAGATTTCGACGTCGCTGCGGAGTCCGAGGCGGATCGCGAGGTTGACCCGGCGCTCGATGTCGCGGTCGTCGCGGATGCAGCGGTCGGTGGTGACCAGTTCCGGGAAAAGGTAACGGACGAATTCCGGGCAGTGGAACGGATTGCCGCTGTCGAAAATGTTGTGGATATAGTCGGCGTGGAAACCGGTGACGTCATTGAACCATTCGATCCCGAAACTCATCTCCGGATTGCGGCTTTTGACATATGCGCGCAACTGCTTCACCATCTCCGCCTTGGCGGCACCGGCGGTCATGAACGGTACCCGGTGGCCGTGCGCCGGGTCGCAGCACGGCACCGACCGGTAGCCGAGCTGGTCGAAGAACACGCCGGAGCAGCCGAGTTCCGTCGCTTTGTCGACCAGTCCCTTGAGAATTTCGAGCCATTCGCCGCTGCCGGGACAGGCGGTGACGAACACCTTGCTGCCGAATTGCCGGAGCGCCGTTCCGTCGCCGCCGAACGGATAGACCTCCATATGCTCGCGGCCGGACGGGAGCTTGACCGAAACCCGTTTTCCGGCGGTTTCGTAAAATCGGGTCGCCGTGTCGATCAGCTGGCCGTTATAATAAAGGATGACATGGCCGCCTCCGGCCTGAAAGGCGGCGATCTGCTTTTTCAGTTCGTCATGGCCGCCCTCGTCTTCGGCGAAATCGTATTCGGGGTAACAGGAGTCGTGGCCTCCCGCATGCCAGCCGAACAGGAAAAGCGTGTCGATGCCGGCCGCCAGCCCGGATTTCAGGATGTCCGGCAGGTCGCGGTAGTGGAAGAGCTGCCGGCCGTACTGGTGGCGCAGGATGAGACGGTGCCAGCCGTTCATGCGGCGGACGGATTCGGGCTTTTCGGGAATTTCGATCCAGCCGTCGCACCAGGCGCGGTAGAGATCGGCGGCGCGGTGCCAGTCGCCGGAGACGGGACAGAGGCGGTATCCGGCGACCTCGGCGCTTTCGCCGGGACGCAGGAACGGATATTTCACGAGAACCGCGCCGACGGCGCCGCCGCATCTGCGCAGAAGGTGCAGCGTATTCTGGAAGGTCGGGTCGAAACTCATGAAACCGAGCGTGTCGTGCGCTTCGGCCAGCAGAAAGCAGTTCACGGCGGTCAGGCCGGGGTAGAGACAGCCGAATTCGACCGCTTTGTTGTCCTGTGCCATATAACCGGTGTGGGAGGCATCGAGCAGGGCGGGGATGTCCGGATAACGGAAGCCGTCGCAGACCTGGCCGGTGACGAGCGCGGTCTCCGGGCGCAGCGCGAGGCCGGCGATCAGCGGAAACTGGAATTCGCGCAGCACGGCGTTCGCCGTCCGGTTCTCGAGCCTGGCGTCGAAACAGATCTGTTCGCCGTCGAGGCGGATGACGACTTCGACGCGGAAGTCGAGCGTTCCGTTTTCGGCCGCCGCTCCGCCGTAACGGATGCGCAGCGTTCCGGCCTCCGGTTCGACTTCGATCCGGGACCGGTCCGGCAGCGCCTCGGCCTCCTGGACGATACCCTGTTCGAAGATGATGCGCCAGAGGCTCCC
The sequence above is drawn from the Victivallis lenta genome and encodes:
- a CDS encoding type II secretion system protein, which encodes MRKMFTLIELLVVIAIIAILASMLLPALNQARDRAKSAGCTGNLKTIGNGHLMYLADNDDITVGPRSIPEDNRSGLNSGAWSSNLQRYTQSDKVFRCPLDMMKPERYTWAKAPLSYFLNHSANVDTPHSKCPTWKKSGSIRNASQVFMFVCANRAAENKIAAGKNFTDWPAVGFSNAGPLFAYGYTTSHGSCLGDGTATSPVYYNGHGQGTICGMVDGSVRAFRETELYAFNNLPNGDKPHTRVHWFINNASLW
- a CDS encoding malectin domain-containing carbohydrate-binding protein; this translates as MKFYPLCLAFSASIALAAAEPLFRAGFDAAPDSSVFRIPAGSAVRNGALELLGSGKMAAAELNRELPAPFRLTFRVRELPAAATGKSDFHWGVILFGENGNSLRLYSRGKNVTHLISLGGQTQTNSDLPGNIDFSGGRWTTLELDIDPGRFELNAGRRLIGSGSVDLGTVRKVEFYAFNRDAAFDDIELLPREAKAAAPAVGQPVFYAAFDGTPDAKKANGDTIHPDKAVSLSYRPGLSGEAVFIGSKPPQGGITAGGGWKAADGFIEFKNADRSSALSLALPELPELELSLDFRRTSMPEGDRHWGFDLTGENGDTLKLYTRPAGRWYLLHGREGKGIRHIDLQSLPLPPGAADSPWNRLTLRINGAKLVLGLNGKTMPVAIPELGRLTKLGIYSNRIDLELKELNIKGGDYRFTESFARFSPAGGRPELSYPIPGLAGSDGAISFWVRPEWDGETYGRPKPTYQLLIADDGGRQRLLDLFQWEWLRADIGRPGRDKVEMRQRGRSGWFDGDWQQVAVSWNRDGLVTFYWNGRALGPHDASAEEVRRYINDADFPAMTRLLVGTAAGAWQNADASYDELKLFRRPVSDEEIYRDYRKYMPFDLLLHNAIVNPEEEAVLSVEIAPPGTYTRPEPAELRLDPAPLRLELRLCGENGETVRSMRRSFDGKAADKFDFAIGKLPAGIYRLKVLVETPNGMVQRSFEVKSYADAPAETPSDADLVTGTPFYEKKLGDAADPALRKAGEPQGASLDGRPYLEAAPSKGNRFSFTIDFDESRLNGRPVLLEIVWPDDKPRMMGLYMYPETKQSQHRDRLQGGIQSGNEYPLSGKMQSVRYLFYPGVKRYHFEARTLANGMPAAVAAVRLLPIEGELPKLKINYPENLPHRQFGNMDEDQTFETNLNYDDAAEKSSPFRTQRLTDRLLGYLDYTGQEAWNYPVLRYHYSYYPQERYVSNGMYPFRYAELAYMVDAMHRRGKSVLGIVNYSNLPDISRAPARWDEYDRRGMILHDSAGRRVMSPFGGNAPKLNIVHPDVRKLFLAHLESIAANEGLRPGFDGFEYWICQFGAWNSLEQGYDDYTAGRFTADTGIAVPGAGEGRFAERYRFLTGEKRDEWLKWRSEQVTNLVAEIRTMLDRVNPKLALYLSIFLVKPLEESGVAGMSRQLYEENGLDLPALAALDRVALAPIRQNTQYRWNFHWGKPETALDEGLYDPAVMRPFTVPGAAAMTVSYPAYFETWEKPLDPDFAGYFQNADVKPHGRFFLKELAFNLAAADSQRMVIGAQPLGTLGREAETREFVRAYSALPKLPFRSVPGADDPVTLRYLPTDNGTYFYLVSMVWQPVTAAPSPAPAGAVDLSTGEEAVFPVTLKPFELRSFLVPGEVKFTGLAVTVPAEFEAFYRQRIASLDATADALEKLGIDCGAERGTLAAMKAAESGKRYAELHRLAFSRAMNQLGGKHRNLENLSIQSRMLKENHFAVNCGGYEFYRAADGTLFFPDRKFARDARYGYTGSYNNVVRDIEKVHGTPDPKLFQSEAYDIDGYRFELPDGKYRLKLWLKVGYAPKFKPGVFRFTMRAGDKVLLKDFDLYEAQRGDFDAPVTLEFPVEVKGGSLELSFSAPTDDATVRFLNALELRPEK
- a CDS encoding chloride channel protein — encoded protein: MKIRVKLTRYFLRIHRRIILRAARFWQTRWGERSFLVVLSILIGAAAAVAAAGLHMLVTKFEQFGIWLTEPHELHEYVWLALLLCLPMLGLFASFLVQRFLGGPRYAKSLSPLILSLSRKRTNIPALEMVSHMLSSAFSVGFGGSAGLEAPSVLTGAAIGANSAGFLNVNRSRRSLLLGCGAAAAISAIFDSPITGVLFAAEVLLPEFSVSALVPMMMSSAVAAVVSRMIARGNHFEFITEPWRTDAVPCYFLLGLICALVGVYVIKCAYFTADKLKSRFRSAWHRLFAGGGLLCVLLFLFPTLRGQGYLYIEKLFAGNLSEIASNSPLLSMLPSETMILIIVFIAVLLLKVVVSVLTVDSGGDGGIFAPSMFIGAFTGFGFARLVNLTGLFELQECNFTAVGMCGVFTAVMRAPLTGIFLIAEVTGGYILLVPLMIVSAVSFLLARIFEPNSIYRKALVENNLLDDDRDRTMLRALPVRLCLNRNYHVLKIDQPLEKLINLVEGTPEEIFPVLDDGGKLLGVVHLEKVLSVMLNPKVYGLLLVIDLMESPAGAVSPDDDLSKAMANFEKYNLKYLPVCDENGIFHGFIAKAPIFAKYRKMVREANSF
- a CDS encoding DUF6259 domain-containing protein — translated: MHVLTNGKVEISFDEQANPVSLRNLATGREWCSGNCGSLWRIIFEQGIVQEAEALPDRSRIEVEPEAGTLRIRYGGAAAENGTLDFRVEVVIRLDGEQICFDARLENRTANAVLREFQFPLIAGLALRPETALVTGQVCDGFRYPDIPALLDASHTGYMAQDNKAVEFGCLYPGLTAVNCFLLAEAHDTLGFMSFDPTFQNTLHLLRRCGGAVGAVLVKYPFLRPGESAEVAGYRLCPVSGDWHRAADLYRAWCDGWIEIPEKPESVRRMNGWHRLILRHQYGRQLFHYRDLPDILKSGLAAGIDTLFLFGWHAGGHDSCYPEYDFAEDEGGHDELKKQIAAFQAGGGHVILYYNGQLIDTATRFYETAGKRVSVKLPSGREHMEVYPFGGDGTALRQFGSKVFVTACPGSGEWLEILKGLVDKATELGCSGVFFDQLGYRSVPCCDPAHGHRVPFMTAGAAKAEMVKQLRAYVKSRNPEMSFGIEWFNDVTGFHADYIHNIFDSGNPFHCPEFVRYLFPELVTTDRCIRDDRDIERRVNLAIRLGLRSDVEIYRCRALIDETPHYKEYLTRANAFRERNRALILDGRFRDTVGASCDNPKVGFAVFEAGRRCGVILTGGSTAERAEVTVPGGRFTGFDRISGGEAKALSPSRILADLPPLSLILLIFER
- a CDS encoding RNA recognition motif domain-containing protein; the protein is MNIYVGNLPYSIDRDELKETFAAFGDVATARIVTDRETNRSKGFGFVEMPNDAEARQAIEALNGQDLGGRKAVVNEARPREERPRTGGFGGERRGGGFGGGERW